The Hyperolius riggenbachi isolate aHypRig1 chromosome 3, aHypRig1.pri, whole genome shotgun sequence genome window below encodes:
- the LOC137560783 gene encoding protocadherin gamma-B2-like produces MNDTRRCKHIQRTRTWQVFWFILFFYKVISGQLQYSIPEEMKKGSVVGNMAKDLGLDAKDLTLRKCQIIAKAKKQYFSLNMENGDLFVSDRIDRETLCGAKPNCFLNIEAVIESPLSFYTVTVEIQDVNDNPPTFSKKHFEIGISELTLPGARFALGNAKDPDVGSNSVQSYSLTVTEYFSLGERITKDGIRYPEIILEKTLDRERQSFYELVLMATDGGKPQKSGTALLNIAVEDVNDNFPIFAQDTYYVRLNENVPIGFLVIHLNATDADEGSNALISYSFNHIPENAHQIFNINSSEGEVKVVGHLDYEVAETYEMTVEAKDGGGHVTHCKLSIQVIDVNDNIPEITVTSLSSVISEDSPPGTAVALINILDLDSGINGEAICHISSALPFQLIPSSSSYYKLVTAANLDRERNSLYNITIQCVDSGSLPLSSNKTIQLIISDVNDNPPVFEKDKYIVYIAENNQPATSIHKVQASDLDRDENGKITYSILSSNIEDIPVSSYVSINSISGVLYAQRSFDYEQLREFQFQVMAKDNGFPSLSNNVTLRICIIDKNDNAPKILYPSPDIEGSASFEFIPQTAERGYLVTKVIAVDADSGHNAWLSYHILQGSDPSLFNVGQQTGEIKISRDLPDLESLRQKIVILVKDNGVPALSATVALNLVVAENFQQVVPEIRRQPKTPDTSSHLTFYLVIAIAMISLLFIFTVIVTIIYKCRKTSPDNLGSYNRNVYPQFTLGCPSEISDTSLPFPFSYDVCVTLDSKQNEIAYLKPVQNVPTDHLIDTDDAGYGSVLPKHDLGVEVCRKYFFTDGSS; encoded by the coding sequence ATGAATGATACAAGAagatgcaaacacatacaaagaacAAGAACATGGCAAGTAttttggtttattttatttttctacaaGGTTATTTCTGGTCAGTTACAATATTCAATACCTGAAGAAATGAAGAAAGGATCTGTAGTGGGCAACATGGCCAAAGACCTTGGTTTGGATGCTAAAGACTTAACATTAAGGAAGTGTCAGATCATTGCTAAAGCCAAGAAACAGTATTTTAGTCTTAATATGGAAAATGGAGATTTATTTGTGTCAGACAGAATCGACAGAGAAACCTTATGTGGAGCTAAACCAAACTGCTTTTTAAACATTGAAGCTGTAATTGAAAGTCCTCTTAGTTTTTACACTGTTACTGTTGAAATTCAGGATGTAAATGATAACCCACCTACCTTTTCTAAGAAACATTTTGAAATAGGAATTAGCGAGCTTACTTTACCCGGGGCACGGTTTGCATTGGGCAATGCAAAGGACCCAGATGTAGGTTCCAATTCTGTGCAAAGCTACTCACTTACTGTTACCGAATACTTTAGCCTTGGGGAACGTATTACTAAGGATGGAATAAGATACCCAGAAATTATTCTCGAAAAAACTTTAGACAGAGAAAGGCAAAGTTTTTACGAGTTAGTTTTAATGGCTACAGATGGTGGGAAACCTCAGAAGTCTGGCACTGCTCTTCTTAACATTGCTGTTGAAGATGTTAATGACAATTTTCCAATATTTGCTCAAGACACATATTATGTAAGGTTAAATGAGAATGTGCCTATAGGTTTTCTAGTCATTCATTTAAATGCCACTGATGCAGATGAAGGTTCAAATGCTCTAATATCCTATTCATTTAATCACATTCCTGAAAACGCTCATCAAATATTTAATATTAATTCCTCAGAAGGTGAGGTGAAGGTTGTAGGACATCTGGACTATGAAGTAGCAGAGACTTATGAAATGACTGTGGAAGCTAAAGATGGTGGTGGGCATGTCACACATTGTAAATTATCAATACAAGTGATCGATGTAAATGATAATATCCCAGAAATTACAGTTACGTCTTTGTCTTCAGTAATTTCAGAGGATTCGCCGCCTGGTACAGCGGTAGCATTAATTAATATTCTTGATTTGGACTCTGGAATAAATGGTGAAGCAATCTGTCATATATCAAGTGCATTACCTTTCCAACTAATACCATCATCAAGCAGCTACTATAAACTTGTAACTGCAGCAAACTTGGATCGAGAGAGAAATTCCCTGTATAATATTACAATTCAGTGTGTGGATAGTGGTTCACTTCCTCTTTCTAGCAATAAAACTATTCAATTGATAATTTCAGATGTGAATGACAATCCACCAGTTTTTGAAAAGGATAAATATATTGTCTATATTGCAGAAAATAATCAACCTGCCACTTCAATACATAAGGTGCAAGCTTCAGACCTTGACCGTGATGAAAATGGAAAGATTACCTACAGCATTCTAAGTAGTAACATCGAAGATATACCAGTGTCATCCTATGTTTCCATAAATTCAATAAGTGGGGTTCTGTATGCCCAGAGATCATTTGATTATGAACAATTACGGGAATTTCAATTTCAAGTGATGGCTAAAGACAATGGATTTCCTTCTTTGAGTAATAACGTTACCTTGAGGATATGCATCATAGATAAGAATGATAATGCTCCTAAGATTCTCTATCCTTCACCAGACATAGAAGGATCAGCTTCATTTGAATTTATACCTCAAACTGCTGAAAGAGGCTATCTGGTGACCAAAGTGATTGCTGTGGATGCTGACTCTGGAcacaatgcctggctgtcctatcaCATTTTACAAGGTTCTGATCCATCTTTATTTAATGTTGGCCAACAAACTGGGGAAATCAAGATAAGCCGGGACCTTCCAGACTTGGAATCCTTAAGGCAAAAAATTGTGATATTGGTAAAAGACAATGGAGTCCCAGCGTTGTCAGCTACAGTCGCATTAAATCTGGTTGTAGCTGAAAACTTCCAACAAGTTGTACCAGAAATAAGAAGACAACCAAAAACTCCAGATACTTCCTCTCATTTAACATTTTACTTGGTGATAGCTATAGCCATGATCTCTCTTTTGTTCATATTCACAGTAATTGTTACCATCATCTATAAATGCAGAAAAACAAGTCCTGATAATTTAGGATCGTATAACAGAAATGTGTATCCTCAGTTCACCCTGGGATGTCCCTCTGAGATCAGTGACACAAGTCTACCCTTCCCATTCTCCTATGATGTGTGCGTGACTCTTGACTCAAAGCAGAATGAAATTGCTTATCTAAAGCCAGTCCAGAATGTCCCCACAGATCATCTTATTGATACAGACGATGCTGGTTATGGCAGTGTTTTACCAAAACACGACCTTGGTGTGGAGGTATGTAGAAAATATTTCTTTACTGATGGTTCTTCTTga